From one Nilaparvata lugens isolate BPH chromosome 2, ASM1435652v1, whole genome shotgun sequence genomic stretch:
- the LOC120349552 gene encoding uncharacterized protein LOC120349552 isoform X2 gives MSSHLHRCHFLLWTRNQQFDFVYLAGKSGEPEISAVEEEGQVISRFFCHLYLPVSGAEVDGGVYGLAMERLQHLIDLGGSFTVVVENHVQLAGVETESGGAVLLRNTGNTRKEYGKHFPSTWISRRHCLDIRRRRPGVTPDR, from the exons ATGTCGTCTCATTTGCATAGGTGTCACTTCCTTCTCTGGACAAGAAATCAGCAGTTTGATTTCGTTTACCTGGCAG GCAAGTCGGGTGAACCTGAGATTTCGGCCGTTGAAGAGGAAGGACAGGTAATCTCGAGATTCTTCTGCCACTTGTACCTGCCAGTATCCGGCGCTGAGGTCGACGGTGGAGTATATGGTCTTGCCATGGAACGTCTGCAACACCTGATCGATCTGGGCGGGAGCTTCACGGTCGTCGTCGAGAATCATGTTCAGCTGGCGGGCGTCGAGACAGAGTCGGGTGGAGCCGTCCTTCTTCGAAACACAG GCAATACCAGGAAGGAGTATGGGAAGCACTTTCCTTCGACTTGGATCTCCAGGAGGCATTGTTTAGATATTCGGAGGCGACGTCCTGGTGTGACACCTGATAGGTAG